A single genomic interval of Metasolibacillus fluoroglycofenilyticus harbors:
- a CDS encoding S-layer homology domain-containing protein, whose product MKKSYKKMLASTAAIALVASAVAPVASAASFKDLNGHMYENEILALVDAGIINGYPDGTFLPNNSLTRSDVVKLLGKYLVSLGHEVPSDYKTKMRFTDLTAQSQDELLQYAALVKDVGVFQGSAGQLMHRDEMRRDQMATVLVRAFNVINDFDYVAHVKEQGFTSTISDLNRTTVEHQTNIAVLDYYDMVKGASFNPKDMTKRGQFAYFLYHMLNVETKPVLTVKKIEVQAADKLSVTLSDDKAYTVTLSKPLVENVETDVTFTIDKVEYSAKVKYEVPDLKVTAVSNPNSAQIKIDFNQPVALANVLNEADVNKIVKVAGIATPGKVDLLKGELSADKKSLTVTIKGLKPLAEGRYNVVVEGVKTEKGLTLIKYDEVPTFVADKAAPDIASVENASATRIKVKFTEPVVNTSGTTQFTLPNGSIISNVTGVLERNATEVTYDFTNASVNGVALSPGTTVNITFGALVDISNNVAPANTIKTSATIGVRDGVAPTLLNIEQVGARKFKLIFSEEIRDLTRSDITVTQNSQTLGVINVEKDKNEPKAYVIETAQELNGYATVANASGRYITDLSGEVNTFYMYFNFVRDTTVPNYVSTKVVKENNEEYLEVLFDRNINLAPNPNIAFTGWYSQSNGQQGQLNVSAIPQKVAANDKALRVKLRDLLGVGTDFAGAKYVGQLHLTGVISEYGYAVATAPQQINFDRLGDLGSVTGRVIVERVESVPTTEGSRYQNIRVTYSHAVDFASAADFTNYFVEGAQVVSALPTQGGLANRQIDLRVTVNDTAQLDQFLTNVTINNVYATGRNVLVDPYYNVPLVLRENIKPYVTDGINVSINPQKVGERISLTFSEPVRTTSTLPFSVKIGNTDIATGVNYSSDNRVLNIVLSRTIQQGEVVTVELNPNVTITDAADNVLDFRKTVFSFDGNTQRYTYGQQ is encoded by the coding sequence ATGAAAAAATCATATAAAAAAATGCTAGCTTCTACGGCAGCAATAGCGTTAGTAGCTTCGGCGGTAGCGCCAGTTGCAAGTGCGGCATCTTTTAAAGATTTGAATGGTCATATGTATGAGAATGAAATTTTAGCATTAGTAGATGCGGGGATTATTAATGGCTATCCAGATGGAACGTTTCTTCCAAACAATTCATTAACGCGTTCAGATGTTGTAAAGCTATTAGGAAAATATTTAGTGTCATTAGGGCATGAGGTTCCAAGTGATTACAAAACGAAAATGCGTTTTACAGATTTAACAGCTCAATCTCAGGACGAGCTCTTACAATATGCGGCACTTGTTAAAGATGTAGGGGTGTTCCAAGGTAGCGCTGGTCAGTTAATGCACCGCGATGAAATGCGTCGTGACCAAATGGCAACGGTGCTTGTGCGCGCATTTAATGTTATCAATGACTTTGATTATGTAGCGCATGTGAAGGAACAGGGCTTTACAAGCACAATTTCTGACTTAAATCGAACAACAGTTGAACACCAAACAAATATTGCGGTACTCGATTATTATGACATGGTAAAAGGTGCTTCATTTAACCCGAAAGATATGACGAAGCGTGGGCAGTTTGCTTATTTCCTATACCATATGTTAAATGTTGAAACGAAGCCTGTTTTAACAGTTAAAAAAATAGAAGTGCAAGCAGCGGACAAGCTTTCAGTGACGTTGTCAGATGACAAAGCATATACAGTAACGCTGTCAAAGCCGTTAGTTGAAAATGTGGAAACAGATGTAACATTCACAATTGATAAAGTAGAGTATTCTGCAAAAGTAAAATATGAAGTGCCAGACTTAAAGGTAACTGCGGTTTCAAATCCGAATAGTGCGCAAATTAAAATTGACTTTAACCAACCAGTGGCACTTGCTAACGTATTAAATGAAGCAGATGTAAATAAAATTGTTAAAGTAGCGGGAATCGCAACACCAGGTAAAGTAGATTTACTAAAAGGTGAGCTAAGCGCTGATAAAAAATCTTTAACAGTAACGATTAAAGGATTAAAGCCTTTAGCAGAAGGGCGCTATAATGTTGTTGTAGAAGGTGTAAAAACGGAAAAAGGCTTAACGTTGATTAAATATGATGAAGTGCCAACATTCGTCGCAGACAAAGCAGCGCCGGATATTGCTTCTGTTGAAAATGCAAGTGCCACACGAATAAAGGTAAAGTTTACAGAGCCTGTAGTAAACACTTCTGGAACAACGCAATTTACATTACCGAACGGTTCGATTATTTCGAATGTAACGGGGGTATTAGAAAGAAATGCAACAGAGGTAACATATGACTTTACAAATGCATCAGTGAATGGAGTAGCTTTATCGCCAGGAACTACTGTCAATATTACGTTCGGTGCATTAGTGGATATTTCAAATAATGTTGCACCTGCAAATACCATTAAAACGTCAGCTACAATCGGTGTCCGTGATGGTGTTGCCCCAACATTATTAAATATTGAGCAAGTTGGAGCACGTAAATTTAAGCTGATTTTCTCAGAGGAAATTCGTGATTTGACGCGTTCAGACATTACGGTAACACAAAACTCACAAACTTTAGGTGTTATTAATGTAGAAAAAGATAAAAATGAACCGAAGGCGTATGTCATTGAAACAGCACAGGAATTAAATGGGTATGCAACAGTAGCGAACGCATCAGGTCGCTACATCACAGACCTATCAGGTGAAGTAAATACATTTTATATGTACTTTAATTTCGTCAGAGATACAACGGTGCCGAACTATGTATCAACAAAGGTTGTCAAAGAAAATAATGAGGAATATTTAGAAGTTTTATTTGACCGCAATATTAACTTGGCGCCTAACCCAAATATAGCCTTTACAGGGTGGTACTCACAATCAAATGGTCAACAAGGACAACTGAATGTTTCTGCAATCCCACAAAAAGTAGCAGCGAACGATAAAGCGCTACGTGTTAAGCTACGTGACTTATTAGGCGTTGGTACAGACTTTGCAGGTGCAAAATATGTTGGGCAATTGCATTTAACAGGTGTAATTAGCGAATATGGGTACGCTGTCGCAACTGCACCACAGCAAATTAATTTTGACCGTTTAGGTGATTTAGGTAGTGTTACAGGTAGAGTAATTGTTGAAAGAGTAGAATCGGTTCCTACAACTGAAGGCAGCAGATACCAAAACATTCGTGTAACATACTCACATGCTGTTGATTTTGCTTCAGCAGCAGATTTTACAAATTATTTTGTAGAAGGGGCACAGGTAGTGAGTGCTTTACCGACACAAGGTGGACTGGCTAACCGTCAAATTGATTTACGTGTCACAGTAAACGATACAGCACAATTAGATCAATTCTTAACAAATGTAACAATTAATAATGTTTATGCAACTGGTCGTAATGTATTAGTAGATCCTTATTATAATGTGCCATTAGTGTTGCGTGAAAATATTAAACCATATGTAACAGATGGAATTAATGTATCCATCAATCCACAAAAAGTTGGGGAAAGAATCAGCCTCACATTCTCAGAGCCTGTGCGTACTACATCTACTCTCCCATTCTCTGTGAAAATTGGTAATACAGACATAGCAACAGGTGTTAATTATAGTAGTGATAATAGAGTATTAAATATTGTTCTATCACGTACGATTCAACAAGGTGAAGTAGTAACAGTTGAATTAAATCCAAATGTAACAATTACAGATGCAGCAGATAACGTACTTGATTTTAGAAAAACTGTCTTCTCATTTGATGGAAACACGCAGCGATATACGTACGGACAACAATAA
- a CDS encoding S-layer homology domain-containing protein — MKKLLSTLLVLLLVSSAMTPAAIYAAEEQNDNEPLIGTVEEETAAPEQVEGQEEKVEAEGKLAEEEQLTEETTPSLEEQSTVEAQYVTVPQKLADIPNSFWAKNEVMQLVEIGAINGYPDGEFRPALTISVGQSTNLLKGALQLPEAPYQPIFKDVSEKSSFAAGVFSTYKAGIFKGKKDGTFGVAEPLTREMMASALVNAFHLKDTGEAITFKDWDKISEAHRENVKILAQHGITTGREDGTYDPKAVVNRVTFAVMIHRALVMNNDIVAKDYTIETTQQSNFTLFRKEANFVQVTKGESPLYVRAEQPIKLTNTKTENFGVATDTIYSYKIGSHATLKVTVRKLTNGDEFVFSTLTNTDNAKVSVDLFQKQLGVTNFRLYRYDRFPISKNSNDVFGYDSSSYPTGMMRFMTNDQLAGDRMVGQAYRSKQLVKTYDNGGASYMRDLQAEYEALSYIWLGTDLISYYTLNSQGQDIVDTWYMDSNERLFKTDDAMNKWMIETAANYKKRNNWYTAEGPYNKMATTTEPMPKSYQGFGRNLLLVKEDRALVLYKEQGDRYFANLVKNSFISLQKFKGDKTYWETEVTSTYLQGLYDIHAPFIDTRFNEQIALFYYNSGAEFEIPNYKEPLRNYADLIVSQRTNNNVIRVSRDSYYIPDYFPIKQNVTTHTSMNHLLGGMNILLMAYNEFGDAKYLETATAIVTALSIEKDKWIRSNGDIWYRVNKEGQFAGTDYQHLTLEDLIQSYRLWKDIDPTYLYVLEEMISSKAGYLSTNQFGYTMKIKNGLEAIDMLHYLPEGPLYTDAL; from the coding sequence ATGAAGAAATTACTATCTACATTACTTGTGCTCTTGCTTGTTAGCTCTGCAATGACGCCAGCAGCTATTTATGCAGCGGAGGAGCAGAACGATAATGAACCACTTATTGGCACAGTGGAAGAGGAAACAGCGGCACCTGAACAAGTCGAGGGGCAAGAGGAGAAAGTAGAGGCAGAGGGCAAGCTCGCCGAGGAAGAGCAGCTAACTGAAGAAACGACGCCAAGTCTAGAAGAACAGTCTACAGTTGAGGCACAATATGTAACTGTTCCTCAAAAGCTAGCAGATATTCCAAATAGCTTTTGGGCTAAAAATGAAGTGATGCAGCTTGTTGAAATAGGCGCAATTAATGGTTATCCAGATGGAGAGTTCCGCCCGGCATTAACGATTTCAGTAGGACAGTCAACGAATCTGTTAAAGGGTGCTTTACAGTTACCAGAGGCGCCATATCAGCCGATTTTCAAAGATGTAAGTGAAAAATCAAGCTTTGCAGCAGGGGTATTTTCTACATATAAAGCAGGAATTTTTAAAGGCAAGAAAGATGGAACTTTCGGTGTAGCCGAACCATTAACACGTGAAATGATGGCATCGGCACTAGTGAATGCCTTTCATTTAAAGGATACAGGCGAGGCTATTACATTCAAGGATTGGGATAAAATTAGCGAGGCGCATCGTGAAAATGTCAAAATTCTAGCGCAGCACGGCATTACAACAGGGCGTGAAGATGGAACATATGACCCGAAAGCTGTCGTTAATCGTGTGACATTTGCTGTTATGATTCATCGTGCACTCGTTATGAACAATGATATTGTCGCAAAGGACTATACCATTGAAACGACACAACAGTCGAATTTTACATTGTTCCGTAAAGAAGCAAACTTTGTCCAAGTGACGAAGGGAGAAAGCCCGTTATACGTGCGTGCAGAGCAGCCAATTAAATTAACAAATACGAAAACTGAAAATTTTGGTGTTGCAACAGATACGATTTACTCATATAAAATTGGCTCACATGCTACATTAAAAGTGACGGTGCGCAAGCTGACAAACGGGGATGAATTTGTTTTTTCAACATTAACGAATACTGACAATGCTAAGGTGAGTGTTGATTTATTTCAAAAGCAATTGGGCGTAACGAATTTCCGTCTTTACCGCTATGACCGTTTCCCGATTTCAAAAAACTCAAATGATGTGTTCGGCTATGATTCATCTAGTTACCCAACAGGAATGATGCGCTTTATGACGAATGACCAGCTTGCTGGTGACCGCATGGTTGGACAGGCTTATCGTTCAAAGCAACTTGTGAAAACATATGATAATGGTGGCGCTAGCTATATGCGTGATTTACAAGCGGAGTATGAGGCCTTGTCATACATTTGGCTAGGAACAGACTTAATTTCGTATTATACGCTAAATTCACAAGGGCAGGACATTGTAGATACGTGGTATATGGATTCAAATGAGCGACTTTTTAAAACGGACGATGCGATGAATAAATGGATGATTGAAACCGCAGCGAATTATAAAAAGCGCAATAATTGGTATACTGCTGAAGGACCTTACAATAAAATGGCTACAACGACGGAGCCGATGCCAAAATCTTATCAAGGCTTCGGACGTAATTTATTGTTAGTAAAAGAGGATCGTGCACTTGTTTTATACAAGGAGCAAGGGGATCGTTACTTTGCAAACTTAGTGAAAAATTCCTTTATTAGCCTACAGAAATTTAAGGGTGATAAAACATATTGGGAAACAGAAGTGACAAGCACATATTTACAAGGCTTGTACGACATTCACGCACCGTTTATTGACACGCGTTTTAATGAGCAAATCGCATTATTCTACTATAATTCTGGAGCTGAATTTGAAATTCCGAATTACAAGGAGCCGCTACGAAATTATGCAGATTTAATCGTTTCTCAAAGAACAAATAACAATGTTATTCGTGTTAGCAGAGATAGTTATTATATTCCAGATTATTTCCCAATTAAGCAAAATGTCACAACCCACACATCAATGAATCATTTACTTGGTGGCATGAACATATTATTAATGGCTTATAATGAATTCGGTGATGCAAAATATCTCGAAACAGCAACAGCCATTGTAACAGCACTATCAATTGAAAAGGATAAATGGATTCGTTCAAATGGAGATATCTGGTATCGTGTGAACAAGGAAGGTCAATTCGCAGGTACAGACTACCAACATCTAACATTAGAGGATTTAATTCAATCCTATCGTTTATGGAAGGATATTGACCCAACCTATTTATACGTATTAGAGGAAATGATTTCCTCAAAAGCAGGCTATTTATCAACAAATCAATTCGGCTACACAATGAAAATTAAAAACGGCCTCGAAGCAATCGACATGCTTCACTATTTACCAGAAGGCCCACTATATACAGACGCATTATAG
- a CDS encoding S-layer homology domain-containing protein yields the protein MRKKLLIMLLALFIILQSPVKAEVYYKDLSSTYWATPAITKLVNLGYMEGFPDGTFRPNEVVTRAEAAAIIARAIGGDTSTNFSLQAVDVTSANPYYMEICLLAELEIIQNNEYFQPDEPLQRAHLAKIIALAFHITTDAYNKAAFKDLPKNYWAKDYIESLADIEIITGKTADKFEPTAPVTRAHLAAFTARGMEFQDKVKNYEVAYDYLVRDYIPTIAEKKKDAQEVVAIVNKLRQEHGLDPVKHDLLLSQLAVIKARDMVERNYFEHKSPHYGAPWDMAELFDYSYTSFGENIARNYNSAQAVTDAWMVSPTHRENILKSSYTHIGIGIKQATNGQYYWVQLFSSK from the coding sequence ATGAGGAAAAAGCTTCTGATTATGCTACTGGCATTGTTTATTATCTTGCAATCCCCTGTGAAGGCGGAGGTTTATTATAAAGATTTATCAAGTACATATTGGGCGACACCGGCTATTACGAAGCTCGTGAACTTAGGCTATATGGAAGGCTTTCCAGACGGCACATTTAGACCGAATGAAGTAGTGACGAGGGCGGAGGCGGCAGCGATTATTGCGCGGGCAATAGGTGGTGACACTTCAACAAATTTTTCTTTGCAAGCTGTTGATGTAACATCGGCAAACCCATATTACATGGAAATTTGTCTATTAGCAGAGTTAGAAATTATTCAAAACAATGAATATTTCCAACCAGATGAGCCGCTACAGCGTGCACATCTAGCCAAAATAATTGCACTGGCCTTTCATATTACAACAGATGCCTATAATAAAGCAGCTTTCAAAGATTTGCCGAAAAATTATTGGGCTAAAGATTATATTGAATCATTGGCGGATATTGAAATCATTACGGGAAAAACAGCGGATAAATTTGAGCCAACAGCTCCTGTAACTCGTGCTCATTTAGCTGCTTTTACAGCAAGGGGAATGGAATTTCAAGACAAGGTTAAAAATTATGAGGTTGCCTATGATTATCTTGTGAGGGATTATATACCGACAATAGCTGAAAAAAAGAAAGATGCTCAGGAGGTCGTTGCCATTGTCAATAAGCTGAGGCAGGAGCATGGTCTTGACCCTGTGAAGCATGACTTGCTTTTATCACAATTAGCGGTAATTAAGGCGCGGGATATGGTAGAGCGTAATTATTTTGAACACAAATCGCCTCATTATGGTGCACCTTGGGATATGGCGGAGTTATTTGATTACTCTTATACGAGCTTTGGGGAAAATATTGCGCGCAATTATAATAGCGCGCAAGCCGTTACGGATGCTTGGATGGTGTCACCTACACATCGTGAAAATATTTTAAAATCAAGCTATACACATATTGGTATCGGCATTAAGCAGGCTACTAATGGTCAATATTATTGGGTACAGCTCTTTTCAAGTAAATAA
- a CDS encoding C40 family peptidase yields the protein MKKRVLLPVFAAFMIFAGANSYEAEAASVDQLTSSAYKYIGTPYVYGGTTSNGFDCSGFTRQVFNDLGISLSRTSGSQYGQGQAVAKSNLQAGDLIFFNTSGAGISHVGIYIGDQKFIHSQTGKGVSVTNINESYWAKRYIGAKRVTNFSTNEVAKAEVKNAQIDFSVYASRGEVAIQLAEALNLDTSDTNSPFSDIKPSAKYAGAATALSKIGVFSGDENGKFNPASPVTRAQLAKILVVAFDLQQQGEAPTFSDVPASHWSSDYVAILASTGITVGKGDGTFAANDNVTLTHLEAFINRAMQQ from the coding sequence TTGAAAAAGCGAGTTTTATTACCTGTTTTTGCAGCATTTATGATTTTTGCAGGTGCAAATTCATATGAGGCAGAAGCAGCATCAGTAGACCAGTTAACGTCATCGGCTTATAAATATATTGGAACACCATATGTATACGGGGGAACGACATCGAATGGTTTTGATTGCTCAGGATTTACCCGTCAAGTTTTTAACGATTTAGGTATTTCATTGTCACGCACATCAGGTTCTCAGTATGGGCAGGGGCAAGCAGTTGCCAAAAGTAATTTGCAAGCAGGCGATTTAATATTTTTTAATACATCAGGAGCAGGCATCTCACATGTAGGAATATACATAGGTGATCAAAAATTTATCCACTCACAAACAGGTAAAGGTGTAAGTGTAACAAATATTAATGAATCCTATTGGGCGAAGCGTTATATTGGCGCTAAGCGCGTAACAAATTTTTCAACAAATGAAGTAGCAAAAGCAGAAGTTAAAAATGCACAAATTGATTTCTCCGTCTATGCTTCACGTGGGGAAGTGGCAATTCAATTAGCGGAGGCATTAAATCTTGATACATCAGATACAAATTCTCCATTTTCCGATATAAAGCCATCAGCAAAATATGCAGGTGCTGCAACAGCTTTAAGTAAAATTGGTGTTTTTTCAGGCGATGAAAATGGCAAATTCAATCCTGCGTCTCCTGTAACACGAGCGCAACTAGCAAAAATTTTAGTTGTCGCATTTGATTTACAGCAGCAAGGTGAGGCACCAACATTTTCGGATGTACCTGCATCACATTGGTCAAGTGACTATGTTGCTATTCTAGCATCTACAGGCATTACTGTTGGTAAAGGCGACGGCACATTTGCGGCAAATGACAATGTCACATTGACACATCTTGAGGCGTTTATTAACCGAGCAATGCAACAATAA
- a CDS encoding N-acetylmuramoyl-L-alanine amidase: protein MSFKKVSLMLIVVIMSMFNIHNVYANARFADVPTSHGAYGEVNYLVDLGVIKGYTENGKTIFKPNAPVTRGQVAKMVVEATGSKPLVVQKSSFSDVQVGTELSGYVERAVELGYFSAYSQGKFGPNVPLTRDEMSRVLVSAFNLDAEEYGKLTVPFTDIKPTDAYYKYIAAIYYSGITKGDTTGTKYNATEVVKRSQFASFIARAKNEKYRLDLPVKGVTIPNVTDAIGQVRATTDNLNIRSSANSANASNILGKVNTGATFHLYEIGADGWLKIAYEGRYAYISKDYAQLVAADGQALDKVIKEVKALGDINLYKARDVSSQAMATITDDATIKVYGTTGNWYLTEKNGIPGYVRISQTKEIAVEPPANNDDETEAPNDSSEEETPPVVGTPDPEPEEPTTPEEPSVEEPETIIPPTLNTTTIGSATVDGLHIRASASGSAASLGKINRGTLVEVHSISGNWANITYNGTTGYVHKTYLRFINQTGSKIAGRIIVIDPGHGGKDPGTTHGKTIQEKEITLKVSNLVKAKLEASGAVVKMTRVGDTYPSLQDRVDFAKNNYAEMFVSIHVNSASSSAKGTETYYSVSSNDNEKEDFALATAINSQIVKQAKMNNRGVKRVDYYVIKGLVLPAVLVELGFISNEEDRSKLTDEKYIEIFAQAIYDGIVEYYSR from the coding sequence TTGTCTTTCAAAAAAGTCAGCCTGATGTTAATTGTCGTCATAATGTCAATGTTTAATATACATAATGTATATGCAAATGCGCGATTCGCCGATGTTCCTACTTCACATGGAGCGTATGGAGAGGTTAATTACTTAGTAGATTTAGGAGTAATTAAAGGATACACGGAGAATGGAAAAACAATATTTAAACCGAATGCGCCTGTTACACGTGGACAAGTTGCAAAAATGGTTGTGGAAGCTACGGGGAGCAAACCGTTAGTTGTTCAAAAATCATCTTTTTCTGATGTTCAAGTTGGAACAGAATTATCAGGCTATGTTGAGCGTGCCGTAGAATTAGGTTATTTCTCAGCTTACTCTCAAGGGAAATTTGGTCCCAATGTGCCACTAACGCGCGATGAAATGAGTAGAGTGCTTGTAAGTGCCTTCAACTTGGATGCGGAGGAATATGGTAAGCTGACAGTACCGTTTACAGATATTAAGCCAACAGATGCTTATTATAAATATATTGCAGCTATTTATTATAGTGGAATTACAAAAGGTGATACAACAGGTACGAAGTATAATGCGACAGAGGTTGTGAAGCGTTCACAGTTTGCCTCATTTATTGCTCGTGCTAAAAATGAAAAATATCGTTTGGATTTACCTGTTAAGGGTGTAACGATACCAAATGTTACCGATGCAATTGGGCAAGTGCGTGCGACTACTGATAATTTAAATATACGTTCTTCAGCCAACTCAGCGAACGCATCAAATATATTAGGCAAAGTAAACACAGGAGCGACATTCCATTTATATGAAATTGGCGCAGATGGGTGGTTAAAAATTGCTTATGAAGGGCGCTATGCTTATATTTCGAAAGATTACGCACAGCTTGTAGCAGCAGATGGACAAGCTTTAGATAAGGTAATTAAGGAAGTCAAAGCATTAGGAGATATCAACCTTTATAAAGCGCGCGATGTGAGTAGCCAAGCAATGGCTACAATCACAGACGATGCGACGATTAAAGTCTATGGCACGACGGGTAATTGGTATTTAACAGAGAAAAATGGCATTCCAGGCTATGTACGAATTTCACAAACGAAGGAAATTGCTGTTGAACCACCAGCTAATAATGATGATGAAACAGAAGCTCCTAACGATAGTAGTGAGGAGGAAACGCCACCGGTTGTCGGAACACCTGATCCAGAGCCGGAGGAACCTACAACACCAGAGGAGCCGTCTGTTGAAGAACCAGAAACGATAATACCACCAACGCTTAATACAACAACGATTGGTAGTGCAACGGTGGATGGACTGCATATTCGTGCATCTGCCTCAGGTTCGGCAGCCTCATTAGGCAAAATCAATCGTGGTACGCTAGTAGAAGTACATTCAATTTCAGGTAACTGGGCAAATATCACATATAATGGAACAACAGGTTATGTGCATAAAACATATTTGCGCTTTATTAACCAAACCGGCTCTAAAATAGCGGGTCGTATCATCGTCATTGACCCAGGTCATGGCGGTAAAGATCCAGGAACGACGCATGGCAAAACAATTCAAGAAAAAGAAATCACGTTGAAAGTATCGAATTTAGTAAAAGCTAAGCTCGAAGCAAGTGGGGCAGTAGTGAAGATGACACGTGTAGGAGATACGTATCCATCATTACAGGATCGTGTCGATTTTGCTAAAAATAATTATGCAGAAATGTTTGTCAGCATTCATGTAAACTCTGCTAGCTCGTCAGCTAAAGGTACAGAAACTTATTATAGTGTTAGTTCGAATGATAATGAGAAGGAAGACTTTGCTTTGGCAACAGCAATTAACAGTCAAATTGTTAAGCAAGCTAAGATGAACAATCGTGGTGTTAAGCGCGTGGACTATTATGTCATTAAAGGTCTTGTGCTTCCCGCTGTTTTAGTTGAGCTAGGCTTCATTTCAAATGAAGAGGATCGCAGTAAATTAACAGACGAAAAATATATTGAAATTTTTGCCCAAGCGATTTATGACGGCATTGTAGAATACTATAGTCGATAA